Below is a window of Paraburkholderia azotifigens DNA.
ACGGCGTGATCGCCGACTTCACCGTGACCGAACAGATGATCAAGCAGTTCATCAAGACGGCTCACGAATCGCGCATGTTCTCGCCGTCGCCGCGCATCATCATCTGCGTGCCGTGCGGTTCGACGCAGGTCGAGCGCCGCGCCATCAAGGAAGCGGCACACGGTGCGGGCGCATCGCAGGTTTACCTGATTGAAGAGCCGATGGCCGCGGCAATCGGCGCAGGCCTGCCCGTGTCGGAAGCAACGGGCTCGATGGTCGTCGACATCGGCGGCGGCACGACGGAAGTCGGCGTGATCTCGCTGGGCGGCATCGTGTACAAGGGTTCGGTGCGCGTCGGCGGCGACAAGTTCGACGAAGCGATCGTCAACTACATCCGCCGCAACTACGGCATGCTGATCGGCGAACAGACGGCCGAAGCCATCAAGAAGGAAATCGGCTCCGCGTTCCCGGGCTCCGAAGTCAAGGAAATGGAAGTCAAGGGCCGCAACCTGTCGGAAGGCATTCCGCGCAGCTTCACCATTTCGAGCAACGAAATTCTCGAAGCACTGACCGATCCGCTGAACCAGATCGTGTCGTCGGTGAAGATCGCGCTGGAACAGACGCCGCCGGAACTGGGCGCCGACATCGCCGAGCGCGGCATGATGCTGACGGGCGGCGGCGCACTGCTGCGCGACCTCGACCGCCTGCTGGCAGAAGAAACGGGGCTTCCCGTGCTGGTCGCCGAAGATCCGCTGACGTGCGTCGTGCGCGGCTCGGGCATGGCGCTCGAACGCATGGACAAGCTCGGCAGCATCTTCTCGTACGAGTAAGGTTGCCAGTCTCCATGTCTGCATCGCGCACTGAAAGGCTGGCTCTGCCAGCCTTTGTGCGCTCTGTGCATTGCTGCGCGCGCTCCTAGCGCGCCGCCGTTTCACCCACTCGCTTACGCTCCCGGCGACCATGGAATACAGTCCGCCGCCCTTATTCAAGCAAGGCCCTTCGGCGCTCGCACGACTGATTTTCTTCGTGCTGGTCGCGCTCGCCCTGCTTATCTCAGACGCCCGCTTCCGCACGCTCGAGATCGTTCGCGGCGTACTCGGCGCGGGTCTGTATCCGTTGCAGCGCGCGGCGCTCGTGCCGCGCGACATCTTCATGGGCGCCGCCGATCTCGCCGTCACCAGCGCGACGCTGCGCGGTGAGAACGACAAGCTGCGCGCGCGCAATCTGCAGTTGTCGCAGCAGGCCAACGAGGCTGCCCAGCTCGACGCCGAGAACAAGCATCTGCGCAACCTGCTGCAGCTCTCGAACCGGATGACGACGCAGTCGATCCCCGCCGAGATCCAGTACGACACGCGCGATCCGTTCACGCAAAAGGTCGTGATCGGCCGTGGTTCGCAGCAGGGCATCAAGGACGGTTCGCCCGTCGTCAACGAAGACGGCGTGATCGGCCAGGTGACGCGCGTGTTCCCGCTGCAATCGGAAGTGACGCTGCTCACCGACAAGGACCAGGCTGTGCCCGTGCAGATCGTTCGAACGGGCCTGCGCAGCGTGATCTACGGTACGCCGAAGGGCGATGCGCTCGATCTGCGTTTCGTGCCGATCAGCGCCGACGTGCTCGCCGGCGACGAACTCGTCACGAGCGGTCTCGACGGCGTGTATCCGCCGGGGTTGCCCGTGGCGAAGGTGGTGCGCGTCGACAAGCAGGCGGACACGGCGTTCGCACGCGTCGTCTGCCAGCCGGTCGCTCCTGTGCGCGGCGCTCGCGATCTGCTTGTCCTACACTACGACAACAACGTGCCGCCGCGTCCCGCCGACGAACCGGATCCCGCCACGGCCGCGAAAGAAGCGAAAAAGAAGAACGCGAAGACACCCGACAAGGGCAAGGACGCGAAGGCCGCGCAACCCGCTTCGACGGCAACGGCCGCATCGGCGCCTGCGGCGGCCGCTGCCGCGCCGAAGCCCGCTTCGGCGGCTAGATCCGCCGGCAAGACATCGAGCGAAAAGAAGCCGGCGGCTGAAAAAAGCGCGAAGCCGCAAGGCGGCCAAGGGGCCACTCAGGGGGCCAAGCAATGAACCGCCCGCAGTACATCCTGCAGCCAGTCAACCCGTATTTCATCGCGTTCAGTCTGGCCGCCGCATTCCTGCTGAACATGATGCCGTGGGGCCGTCTTATCGGCGTGCCCGATTTCGTGGCGCTCGTGCTGTTGTTCTGGAACGTTCATCAGCCGCGCAAGGTCGGAATGGGCATCGCGTTCATCCTCGGCCTGCTGATGGACGTGCACAACGCCAGCCTGCTCGGCGAACACGCGCTCGCGTACACGCTGCTCTCATACGGCGCGATCACGATTCACCGCCGCGTGCTGTGGATGTCGATCGGCGTGCAGGTTTTCGCCGTGATGCCGTTGCTCGTCGTCGCGCAACTCGTGCCCTTCATGATCCGTTTGCTGACGGGCGCGTCGTTTCCGGGCTGGGGTTATCTGATCGACGGCTTCGTCGAAGCTGCGTTGTGGCCCATCGCGAGCATTCTGCTTTTGATGCCGCAGCGCCGTCCGGCCGACCCGGACGATACGCGGCCCATCTGAGCGCCGCGCCGCCCGCTCATGAACGCACGCTCGTTTCGCCGCCTTCACGAACATTCGAAGGCGCTATCGAGCACTGCAGCGCAAAGCCCGGCAGCGCAACGGCGCATGAACGCCGAACCGATTCAAACCGCATAACCGGCAGTTCCTGCCCAACCGCATGACCGAATTCAAGGACACCCAGCAGCAGCTCACGAAATTCCGCCTGCGCGTCGCGGCGGCGGGGCTGTTCGTGTTCGTCTGCTTCGGGCTGATCGCGTTCCGCTTCCTGTTCCTGCAGGTCTGGCACTACAGCAAATACTCGCTGCAGGCGAACGAAAACCGGATCTCGGTCGCCCCGATCGTGCCGAACCGAGGCATCATCACCGATCGCAACGGCGTCGTGCTCGCCAAGAACTATTCGGCGTACACGCTCGAAATCACGCCGTCGAAGCTGAACGACACGCTCGACAATGTGATCGACAATCTCGCGACCGTCATCAGCATCGACGCTCGCGATCGCCGCCGCTTCCGCAAGCTGCAGGAAGACTCGAAAAACTTCGAAAGCCTGCCGATCCGCACCCGCCTCACCGACGACGAAGTCGCGCGCTTCACCGCGCAGCGTTTCCGCTTTCCGGGCGTCGAAGTGCGCGCGCGACTGTTCCGCCAATATCCGCTCGGGCCGACGGCTGCACACGTGATCGGCTATATCGGCCGCATTTCGCAGCGCGACCAGGACAAGATCGACGACGCCAGCGACCAGAACGACAGCGATCCCGAGCACTACGATCCGCGTCTCGACGCGAACAACTACAAGGGCACCGACTACATCGGCAAGATCGGCGTCGAGCAGAGCTATGAGACGGAACTGCACGGCCTGACGGGCTTCGAGGAAGTCGAAGTGACGGCGGGCGGCCGGCCTGTGCGCACGCTGTCGCGCACGCAGGCGACGCCGGGCAACAACCTCGTGCTGTCGATCGACATCGGCTTGCAGCAGGTCGCCGAGCAGGCGTTCGCGGGGCGCCGCGGCGCGCTCGTCGCCATCGAACCGTCGACGGGCGACGTCCTCGCGTTCGTGTCCGCGCCGAGTTTCGATCCCAACTCGTTCGTCGACGGCATCGACCAGCAGACCTGGGACGAACTCAACAATTCGCCCGATCACCCGCTGCTCAACCGTCCGCTGCACGGCACCTATCCGCCCGGCTCGACGTACAAGCCGTTCATGGCGCTCGCCGCGCTGACGCTGCATAAGCGCACGCCGCAATGGGGCTTCCAGGATCCGGGCTCGTACACGTTCGGCGGCCACACGTTCCGCAACGACGTGCCGCAGGGTCAGGGCTGGATCGACATGAACCGCGCGATCATGGTGTCGAACGACACCTACTTCTACATGCTCGCGCACGATCTCGGCGTGAATGCAATTGCGAACTTCATGAAGCCGTGGGGCTTCGGCCAGATCACGGGCATCGATATCGCAGGCGAAGCACGCGGCATCCTGCCGTCGACGGACTGGAAGCGCAAGGCGTATCGCAAGCCCGAGCAGCAGAAGTGGTACGAAGGCGAAACGATCAGTCTCGGCATCGGCCAGGGCTATAACTCGTACACCATTCTGCAGCTCGCGCACGCGACGGCCACGCTCGCCAACAACGGCGTGCTGATGAAGCCTCACCTCGTGAAGGAAATCGAGAATCCGATCACGCGCGCGCTGCGCGCCACGGTGCCGAAGGACGATGGCCGCGTCGATGTGAAGCAGTCCGACATCGACGTCGTGAAACGCGGCATGGAAAACGTGACGATGAACCCGTCGGGCACTGCGTATCAGGTGTTCCGAAACGCAACATATCTGTCGGCGGGCAAGACGGGTACGGCCCAGGTGTTCTCGCTCCAAGGCCAGAAGTACCACGGGCACGCGCTCGCCGAACATCTGCGCGACCACGCGCTCTTCATCGCGTTCGCGCCCGCCGACAATCCGAAGATCGCGCTTGCGCTGATCGTCGAAAACGGCGGCTGGGGTGCGCAGGCGGCGGGTCCGATCGCGCGGCGCGTGCTCGACTATTACCTCGTCGACAAGACGAAACCAGGTGTCGAAGCGGCGGCTGTGACGGCGGCAGCATCGGCGACGGAGGAAACCTCGGCGCCCGTGATTGGCAGCGCACCGGCGGCGCCCAGCGGTGAGATCCAACCCGTTTCCGTTGCGGCCGGCTTCACGCCGCTGCCGCAGCCGGTCGGCGCATCGGCGCCGCACGCAGCAGCAGCATCGGATGCATCCGGAGCGGCGGCGGCTGGCGCAGCCTCTGGAACCGCACCGGCTTCGGCGCCCGCTGCCGCATCGGCGGTTGCGCCGCGGCCCGCTTCGACCGCGAAGTTGGCGAAGACACCGCGCGCCGCATCCGCTACGGTCGCACCGTCGCCCGCTGCATCGGACGTGACCGCCGCGGCGCCCGTCAAGGCGTCCGACGCCCGCAAGTCCCCACGCAAACCCCGTCCGGCCAGCGAATCGCGGCCGGTCGCCGCCGCGCCGTCGCGCAACGAGGAATCGCAGGCCGCACCGCGCGGTCCCGTTTCCGGCGGCATCGACGAGTAAGGAGAAAGGCATGCAAATCGACAAGCGCGCCTGGCTCGAACGCATCAAGAAAATGTTCGCGGGCTTCGACCGCCCGCTCGCGTTGATCGTGTTTCTGCTGCTGTGCGTCGGCATCGTCACGCTGTATAGCGCGAGCCTCGACGTGCCCGGCCGCGTCGAAGACCAGCTGCGCAACATCATCCTGACGTTCCTGCTGATGTGGGTGCTGGCCAATATCCCGCCGACCACGCTGATGCGCTTCGCCGTCCCGCTCTACACGGTAGGCATTGCGTTACTGGTGGCCGTCGCGGCCTTCGGCCTGACGCGCAAAGGCGCGAAACGCTGGATCAATGTCGGTGTGGTGATTCAGCCCTCTGAGATCCTGAAGATCGCCACACCGCTGATGCTCGCGTGGTACTACCAGCGCCGCGAGGGCAATATCCGCTGGTGGGACTACATCGTCGGTTTCGCTATCCTGGCGGTGCCCGTCGGTCTCATTGCCAAGCAACCCGACCTCGGCACGGCCGTGCTCGTGTTTGCTTCGGGGCTCTTCGTCATCTATTTCGCGGGCTTGAGCTTCAAGCTGATCGTCCCTGTGCTGGTTGCCGGTGTGATCGCCGTCGGTGCGATCGCGACGTTCCAGGACAAGATCTGTCAGCCCGAAGTGCAATGGCCGCTAATGCACGATTATCAGAAGCACCGGATCTGCACGCTGCTCGATCCGACGTCTGATCCGCTGGGCAAAGGCTTCCACACCATTCAGGCGGTGATCGCGATCGGCTCGGGCGGCCCGCTCGGCAAGGGCTGGTTGAAGGGCACGCAGGCGCACCTCGAGTTCATTCCCGAAAAGCACACTGACTTCATCTTCGCGGTGTTCTCCGAGGAGTTCGGTCTCGCGGGGGGCTGGTTCTGCTGACGCTGTATATGGCGCTGATCGCGCGCGGCCTGTACATCGCGGCGAACGGCGCGACGCTGTTCGGCCGATTACTTGCCGGCTCGCTGACGATGGCGTTCTTCACCTATGCATTCGTGAACATCGGCATGGTGAGCGGGATTCTTCCTGTGGTGGGCGTGCCGTTGCCGTTCATGAGTTACGGCGGCACCGCGCTGACGACGCTCGGTTTCGCAATCGGCCTGATCATGAGCGTCGCGCGGCAGAAGAGATTGATGCAGAGCTGATCCGTCCGCAGCGAGATGCCGAAAAAAACGGCGCCTGAAAATCAGGCGCCGTTTTTCATTGCGGCTTCGCTTCGTGCGATTCGCGCAGCTGCGTACTGAGCTGCTGATACTTTAGCCGCGCCGCCGGATCGCCCTGGGCAGCCGCCGCGGCGTAATAGGCGCGCGCGACGTTCAGATTCTGCGGCACGCCATCGCCGCCGCGCTCGTAGAACGAACCTGTCACGTACTGCGCGGTCATGTCGCCGCCCTCAGCCGCCTTCTTGTACCAGACGAACGCCTGCTGGTTGTCGCGCGCGGTGCCGCGTCCATCGAGAAACTGATTCGCCAGCGCCAGTTCAGCCTGGATGTGCCCCTGCTGTGCGGCCTTCAGAAACCATTGATGCGCCTCGACGGGATCGCGCGCGACGAACTCACCATCGTCGTACATCTTGCCGTACACATACTGCGCGTGCGACATGTTGGCATCGGCGGCCTTGCGCAGCCATTTCTTGCCTTCCTCGACATTCGCCGGACCGCCCTCGCCGTTGAGCAGCATCATCGCGTAGTTGAACTCGGCGAGACGGCTGCCGCGTTGCGCAGCCTTGCGAAACTCGGCGAGCGCGGACGTGTAGTTGCCCGCGTTGTAATCGGCCACGGCCGTCTGCGTTTCCATATCCGACGCCGGCGGCGTCTTGCTCTGCGCATGCGCCACAGCACCTGCCGCCAGCGCGGTCAGCACGACAGCGCGCATGGCCATGCGCGTCGTGCACAACGACAACAGCTTCATGACCGAACCTCCTGCAGTGCCTGTCGCGTGGTACGCAACAGCCACATCACGTCGGCGGCCAGCGCGATGAAGCGGAAGCCCTCCGACCGATATTGCCGCGCGCTCGCCACATCCATCGAGAAGATGCCCGTCGCGACGCGCGCGCGATGCGCTACGTCCTGAATATGCTTCATCGCTTCCTGGACTTCCGGGTGCTTCGAATCACCGAGATGACCGAGGCTCGCCGCCAGATCCGCCGGTCCGACGAACACGCAGTCGACGCCCGGCGTCGCCGCGATCTGTTCGATGTTTGCGAGCGCGCGTTGCGATTCGATCTGCACGATGTTCGCGATCTGCGCGTTGGCGTTTTGCAGATAATCGCGCCGCATGCCATAAGCGGCAGCGCGCACGGCACCTGCGACGCCGCGCAGTCCATCCGGCGCATCGGCTGTCGCGTATTGCGTCAACTGAACGGCGTAGGCGGCCTCTTCAGCCGTTTCGATGTTCGGGAACATCAGCGTGCGCGCGCCCGCATCGAGCACGCGCTTGACGAGCCACGGCTCGACAGCGGGAAGACGCACGACGGGCTCTGTCGGCAGGTGCGCGGCAGCAATCGCGCGCAACTGACCCGTGACATCGACGCTGTCGTTGGGCGCGTGCTCCATGTCGATCAGCAGCCAGTCGAAGCCGGCATGCGCGAGCGCCTCGGCCGCGCTATCGCTGCCCAGCGACAGCCACAAGCCGAACAGCGGATCGGGATCCTTGAGACGCAGTTTGAGTGGGTTCGTGAACGTGCTCATCGCGCGCCTCCGCCGATGTGACGCACAGCGCCGGGCAGGCCGGAATAGATGACGACGCGGCCCGAAAGACCGACGTGAACAGCTTGAAGAAGGTGGCGGGCGTCGAGCCCGCAGCGTAGCGCGGTGACCGGCATGTCTCGCTCCGAGTGGTTATCGAAACGATCATACCGTGACAATAACCCGTTTAGTCGCGCACGACGTCGGCCCAGCAATTCGGCGTCTCATACAGACGCACCTTGTGTAGCCGCAGATTCACGCCATAGTGCGCGTCGTAGACGTTCGCGAGAATGTCGAACGCGACGGCAGCGAGATTTTCGACAGTGGGAATGCGATCGAGCACGACCGTCTTGTGACCGGCCATCGTTTCGAGAAAACCGCGCACCTGCGTATCGCCTTCGTAGACGAGGAACGCATGATCCCATTTGTCGACGAGATGCTCGTTCGCGAGCGCTTTCACGTCGGCGAAATCCATCACCATGCCGCGATCCGGCGCGCCTTCCGTTTCGACGAGATCGCCTTGCAGCGTGATTTCGAGCACGTAGCGATGGCCGTGCAGATTACGGCACTGGCTGCGGTGATCGGGAATGCGGTGACCCGCGTCGAATTCGAGTTTTCGTGTAATCGTCAGCACGGCAAATCAGGGAATGTTCAGGTACTTGTGAGTCTGCATCGACAGGCGCCATTGCGGATGGCGCTTGCACCAGTCGATCGCGAGCTTCGTGTTGATGTCCCGCGACGGGCCGTCCATTGGCTGGACGAGGAAATAGTCGAACTCGAGCTTCGCGTAGTCGGCAAGGCGTTGATTGTCTTGCGGCACGACCACCTTCAGTTCATTGCCTTTGGTCTGCACGAGCGGCGCGTCGGCCTTCGGGCTCACGCAGATCCAGTCGATCGTGTCGAGCACGGGAAGCGAGCCATTCGTTTCGATAGCAATTTCGAAGCCTTGGGCGTGCAGCGCGTCGACCAGCGGCTGATCAATCTGCAGCATCGGCTCGCCGCCCGTGCACACGACGAAGCGCTGCCCCTCGCCTTCCGGCCACAGCGACGCAATCTTCGCCGCCAGCTCTTCGGGCGTGCGGAACTTGCCGCCGTTTTCGCCATCCGTGCCGACGAAGTCGGTGTCACAGAACTTGCAGACGGCTTGCGCGCGATCTTCCTCGCGACCCGACCACAGGTTGCATCCGGCGAACCTGCAAAACACAGCCGGGCGGCCGGCGTTCGCGCCCTCGCCCTGCAACGTATAGAAGATTTCCTTGACCGCGTACGTCATGCTGCTGCCTGCCTGATGCTCCGTGAAGCTCTGTTGATATGTGTGCTCGCTGCTGCTCTGCGCAGTGAGGCTCAGGCCGGCTCCGTGACCTGCTCGCCGCTCAGATATGCCTCGTACCCGCGCTTGCGCAAGCGGCATGCAGGGCACTCACCGCAACCGAACCCCCAGGCGTGCAGCTCTGCGCGCTCGCCGAGATAGCACGTATGCGTCTCGACACGGATCAGCTCGACCAGTTCGTCGCCGCCCAGCTCATGCGCGAGGCGCCACGTGTCGGCCTTGTCGATCCACATCAGCGGCGTTTCGAGCACGAAGCGGCTGTCCATGCCGAGATTCAGCGCGACTTGCAGCGCCTTCATCGTGTCGTCGCGGCAATCCGGGTAACCGGAGAAATCCGTCTCGCACATGCCGCCGACCAGCACGCGCAGCCCACGCCGATATGCAATCGCCGCCGCAATCGTCATGAACATCAGATTGCGGCCGGGCACGAACGTGTTCGGCAAACCGTTCGACGTCGCGTGAATCTCGATTTCGCGCGTCATTGCGGTATCGCTGATCGAGCCGAGCACGGACAGATCGATCATGTGATCGTCGCCAAGCCGCTCGCCCCACTCAAGGAACGTGCGCGCCACCGCGCTGCGGAAACCTTCGCGGCATTCGAGCTCGACGCGATGTCGCTGGCCGTAGTCGAAACCCAAAGTTTCGACCGTTTCATATCGATCCAGCGCCCAGGCAAGACATGTGGCTGAATCCTGGCCACCGGAAAACAGCACCAGGGCGCTACGCTTGGCGTCTTTGCGGGTCACCGTGAAACTCCGTGTATGTTGATTTCCGCGCCCAGCGCCGCGGCCTTCAGGGCCAGGGAGACTTGCCGCGCGGACCGGCACCGTGGCCGGCTCAAGCAGTATAGGCGGCGCCTTTCGCGCGCCAAGCTGCCTTGGCTTATACCGCTGATCGTCCGCCAGAGAGTTTCACGCTACGCGATACCTCGGACCTGAAACAAAAAAGGACTTGCGAAGAACATATGGCAAGTCCTTGATACTGCGCGATTTTATCATGCGGAGCCGGGCCCCGCTCGCGGCGGCCGCGCCGCCTGTGCCACGCAGCGACCCGGCATATTGCCCGCAAATAGGAAAAGCCCCAGGAATCTTGCGATTTCCTGGGGCTGAATCCTGGTGGCCTGGGGCGGAATCGAACCACCGACACGCGGATTTTCAATCCGCTGCTCTACCAACTGAGCTACCGGGCCAACGAAGAAGCGAGAGTATAGCAAGCAGTTTTGCGTTCCTCAAGCCCTTCGCGAAAAAAACTTCAAAGACGTTCGTTCACGCCGCGTCAATCGCCCTTGTTCTTGCCGAGATCGACGCCGAGCTGCTTGAGCTTGCGATACAGGTGCGTCCGTTCGAGCCCTGTCTTCTCCGCGACGCGCGTCATGCTGCCGTTCTCGCGCGCGAGGTGGTACTCGAAGTAGGCTCGCTCGAAGGCATCGCGTGCGTCGCGCAGCGGAATGTCGAACGAAATCGACGCCGTCTGCACGGACAGCATGCCGCCGCCCATGCTATCCGACGACATCATCGGCAGCGCCGCCGCCGATGCAACCGCGGACGCGTTCGCCGCCATTGCAGGCTTCGCCGCCGTGCCGCCCGCAGCGGGCGCCGCGCTGCCGCGCGCGAGTCCCTGCTCGACGGCCTTCAGCAGCTTCTGCAACGCGATCGGCTTTTCGAGGAAATTGAGCGCGCCGATCTTCGTCGCTTCCACGGCCGTATCGATCGTCGCGTGGCCCGACATCATGATGACGGGCATCGTCAACGTGCCTTGCGCCGCCCACTCCTTGAGCAGGGTCACGCCATCGGTATCGGGCATCCAGATGTCGAGCAGCACCAGATCGGGTGCCTGGCGTTGCCGGTAGTCGCGCGCCTCCTGCGCGTTCTCCGCGACCTCCACGACATGCCCTTCATCGCTCAGGATCTCCGAGAGCAATTCCCGGATGCCCATTTCATCATCTACCACCAGGATGGTTGCCATTTAAGCTGCCCTTGTCTGCACTGTTGCTTTTGTCTTTCCCTGCGACGCGCTACCGCCGTGCGCCGCCTGCGGCCCGCTTCCAGGCGCCGCAGCCTTGTTGTCTGCGAGTTGAAGGAAGAGGATCGAAATCTGCGCACCTTCGATCACATCGCCCGCTTTCAGGCGATTGCGTATGTCGATTCGTGCGCCATGTTCATCGACGATCTTCTTGACCATGGCGAGTCCAAGACCTGTACCTTTGGCCTTGGTCGTCACGTAAGGTTCGAACGCGCGCGTGAGGATGCGCGCGGGGAAGCCCGGACCGTTATCCGACACGGTCAAACGCACCGCGACGCTCACTTTGCCGTCTGCATCGGGATCGCCATATTCTACTGTCCTCGTCTCGAGCAACACACGCGGATGCTGGACGTCGGACACCGCATCCTGTGCGTTCTGCAGCAGGTTATGGATCACCTGACGCAATTGCGTCGCGTCACCCCGTATAACGGGCAAGTCCGCCATTTCGACGACAATCGGGCTCTTGCCTTCTTCGATTCCATACAACGTCAGCACTTCGCTGACGAGTTCGTTCAGCTGCAGATTCGCGAGCACCGCGGGCGGCGTACGCGCGTAGTCGCGGAAGTCGTCGACCATCTGCTTCATCGCGGCGACCTGATTCACGATTGTAGTGGCACCGCGTTTCAACACTTCGGCATCCGACGGCATGAGCTTGTCGGCGAGCTTCATCTGCAGGCGCTCGGCGGAAAGCTGGATCGGCGTGAGCGGATTCTTGATCTCGTGCGCGAGACGCCGCGCGACTTCACCCCATGCAATGGAACGCTGCGCGGAGATCACGTCCGAAATATCGTCGAACACGACGACATAGCCCGACGTTTCTTCGTCGTCGCTATCGTTGCCCGCCGCCGACACGAGCCGCGCACCGCGTGCGAGCAGCGTCAGCGGATCGGCTTCGCCGGGCACCTGCAGCGCCATCTGCTGCTGCCAGTGTCCCGTGTCGCCCTGATCGTTGCCGCCTGCCGCCTCGAGATCCGCGAAGGCCTTGCGCACCATCGCACCGAATTCGCTCAACACGCCGATGCGATCCAGCGACGAACCCAGCAGCGACGCGAACGGCTGACGGAAGATGCGCTCAGCGCCACGATTAGCAGTGGTGAGACGGAATTGCCGGTCGAACACGAACACGCCTGCTGTCAGGTTCGCCAGAATGCTTTCGAGGTACGACTTCGAGTGCTCGAGTGCGACGCGGTTTGCTTCGACGGCGAGCCGCGCTTCCGACAGCTGGCGCGTCATCGCATTGAACGACTGCGTGAGGAAGCCGAGTTCGTCGCGCGACTTGATTTCGCGCTTCGGCGTGTAGTCGCCTTCCGTCACTTCCTTCGTGCCTTGCGCGAGCAGGAACAGCGGCCGCGCCAGCTGATTGCCGAGCGCCAGCGCAAGCATCATTGCAATGAAGGTGGCGAGGAACAGCGCGAGCGTCAGTGTACCGATATACATCTTGCGCAAGCCCGTGCGCCCGATCGCTTTCTCCTGATACTCGCGATACGCGCGCTGCACGGCATCTGCATTGCGTGCGAGCGATTGCGACACGGGCTGCGTGAGCTGCAGGAAGCGTTCGGTCGGCTGCAGTTGCGACGCGTTGGCATCGGGTATGCGCGTCACCACCCGCAGCCGCAATGCACCCTTCGCACCGCGCGCTTTCGGATCGCCATCCACCTCGCCTTCGATCGACGCGAAGCCGCGCCCGCGCGCCTGTTCGATCATGATCGGCGTAGGCAGATCGCTCGGCACGAGCGACGCATAATTGCTGGTCGCCTGCGCGATGACATGCATATCCGGCGTCGCGCCCGAGATGCTGCGCGACGGCTCGACGATCGTCGCGTCCTGCACGCCGAACTGGTCGCGCAGACGCAAGAGCGTGAGCGTCGTGCCCGCGGAATTGGCGCTCGCGAGCTGCTCGGCCATCAGGCGGCCCTTGGTTTGCAGATCGGACAGCGACGCGTCGAGCATCCCGCGTCCGAGATTCAGCCCGGACGT
It encodes the following:
- a CDS encoding sensor histidine kinase, with the translated sequence MLNKVRRATSAGSLVVRLLVSTVAVTAVLLLVLLAAASANTEFFDRYYGWLYAANVAVALIFMLIVAVLVVIIVSRLRKGKFGTRLLAKLAFFFALVGVVPGGIIYIVSYQFVSRSIESWFDVNVETALTSGLNLGRGMLDASLSDLQTKGRLMAEQLASANSAGTTLTLLRLRDQFGVQDATIVEPSRSISGATPDMHVIAQATSNYASLVPSDLPTPIMIEQARGRGFASIEGEVDGDPKARGAKGALRLRVVTRIPDANASQLQPTERFLQLTQPVSQSLARNADAVQRAYREYQEKAIGRTGLRKMYIGTLTLALFLATFIAMMLALALGNQLARPLFLLAQGTKEVTEGDYTPKREIKSRDELGFLTQSFNAMTRQLSEARLAVEANRVALEHSKSYLESILANLTAGVFVFDRQFRLTTANRGAERIFRQPFASLLGSSLDRIGVLSEFGAMVRKAFADLEAAGGNDQGDTGHWQQQMALQVPGEADPLTLLARGARLVSAAGNDSDDEETSGYVVVFDDISDVISAQRSIAWGEVARRLAHEIKNPLTPIQLSAERLQMKLADKLMPSDAEVLKRGATTIVNQVAAMKQMVDDFRDYARTPPAVLANLQLNELVSEVLTLYGIEEGKSPIVVEMADLPVIRGDATQLRQVIHNLLQNAQDAVSDVQHPRVLLETRTVEYGDPDADGKVSVAVRLTVSDNGPGFPARILTRAFEPYVTTKAKGTGLGLAMVKKIVDEHGARIDIRNRLKAGDVIEGAQISILFLQLADNKAAAPGSGPQAAHGGSASQGKTKATVQTRAA
- the queE gene encoding 7-carboxy-7-deazaguanine synthase, giving the protein MTYAVKEIFYTLQGEGANAGRPAVFCRFAGCNLWSGREEDRAQAVCKFCDTDFVGTDGENGGKFRTPEELAAKIASLWPEGEGQRFVVCTGGEPMLQIDQPLVDALHAQGFEIAIETNGSLPVLDTIDWICVSPKADAPLVQTKGNELKVVVPQDNQRLADYAKLEFDYFLVQPMDGPSRDINTKLAIDWCKRHPQWRLSMQTHKYLNIP
- the esaR gene encoding response regulator transcription factor EsaR, translated to MATILVVDDEMGIRELLSEILSDEGHVVEVAENAQEARDYRQRQAPDLVLLDIWMPDTDGVTLLKEWAAQGTLTMPVIMMSGHATIDTAVEATKIGALNFLEKPIALQKLLKAVEQGLARGSAAPAAGGTAAKPAMAANASAVASAAALPMMSSDSMGGGMLSVQTASISFDIPLRDARDAFERAYFEYHLARENGSMTRVAEKTGLERTHLYRKLKQLGVDLGKNKGD
- the queC gene encoding 7-cyano-7-deazaguanine synthase QueC; protein product: MTRKDAKRSALVLFSGGQDSATCLAWALDRYETVETLGFDYGQRHRVELECREGFRSAVARTFLEWGERLGDDHMIDLSVLGSISDTAMTREIEIHATSNGLPNTFVPGRNLMFMTIAAAIAYRRGLRVLVGGMCETDFSGYPDCRDDTMKALQVALNLGMDSRFVLETPLMWIDKADTWRLAHELGGDELVELIRVETHTCYLGERAELHAWGFGCGECPACRLRKRGYEAYLSGEQVTEPA